One Thunnus albacares chromosome 12, fThuAlb1.1, whole genome shotgun sequence genomic region harbors:
- the LOC122994437 gene encoding calcyclin-binding protein, with amino-acid sequence MDLTEQINQLEADLQELGSLLEKAERKRVQELLKQEQKKVEKEIAVKRQQKEQQARRQADPAAASKATYTVKITNYAWDQSDKFVKIYLTLKDVHKIPSENVDVNFTEKSFSVLVKDLDGKNHQMTVLNLLYPIDEKDSYKKIKTDMVMIMCKKQATKKWECLTKVDKQSKEKDKPAVDENADPSEGLMSMLKKIYSEGDDEMKRTINKAWSESQEKKIRGGDMMDF; translated from the exons ATGGACCTTACCGAGCAG ATCAACCAATTGGAGGCAGACTTGCAGGAGCTGGGGTCCCTCTTGGagaaggcagagaggaagagagtgcAGGAGCTGCTAAAGCAGGAGCAGAAAAAGGTGGAGAAAGAGATTGCAGTCAAACGACAACAGAAGGAGCAACAGGCCAGGAGACAGGCAGACCCAGCTGCAGCCTCAAAGGCAACATACACAGTCAAGATCACAAACTATG CGTGGGACCAGTCAGACAAATTTGTCAAAATTTACCTTACATTGAAAGATGTGCACAAAATTCCATCAGAAAATGTGGACGTCAACTTTACAGAAAA GTCATTTTCTGTGCTTGTGAAGGATCTAGATGGGAAAAATCATCAGATGACAGTTCTCAATCTGTTATATCCAATCGATGAGAAGGACAGCTATAAAAAG ataaaaacagacatgGTGATGATCATGTGCAAGAAGCAGGCAACAAAGAAGTGGGAGTGCCTAACAAAGGTGGACAAGCAGTCGAAAGAGAAAGA TAAACCCGCTGTCGATGAGAATGCCGACCCCAGCGAGGGCCTGATGAGCATGTTGAAGAAGATCTACTCAGAGGGCGATGACGAGATGAAGAGAACCATCAACAAAGCCTGGTCGGAGTcccaagaaaagaaaatcagaggaggagacatgatGGATTTCTGA
- the mrps14 gene encoding 28S ribosomal protein S14, mitochondrial gives MAAHRIACLGLNALYSTVYAPKQALRSCWGAVEQVRGYYVDWRMLRDVKRRQMAFDYADERLRINALRKNTILPKELQEVADKEIAALPRDSCPVRIRNRCVMTSRPRGVKRRWRLSRIVFRHLADHNQMSGILRARW, from the exons ATGGCTGCCCACAGGATAGCATGTTTAGGGTTAAATGCCCTTTATTCCACTGTCTACGCCCCTAAGCAG GCCCTGAGGAGCTGCTGGGGGGCTGTGGAGCAGGTGAGGGGTTACTATGTTGACTGGAGGATGCTGAGAGATGTCAAGAGAAGACAGATGGCCTTCGATTATGCTGATGAGAGGCTACGAATCAATGCACTGAGGAAGAACACCATCCTACCCAAAGAGCTTCAG GAGGTGGCGGATAAAGAGATTGCAGCGTTACCCAGAGACAGCTGTCCTGTGAGGATACGCAACAGGTGTGTGATGACTTCCCGACCTAGAGGAGTGAAACGGAGGTGGCGACTTAGCCGGATTGTCTTCCGTCACCTAGCTGACCACAACCAGATGTCTGGTATTCTGAGGGCAAGGTGGTGA